A window from Sulfurirhabdus autotrophica encodes these proteins:
- a CDS encoding helix-turn-helix domain-containing protein → MNLRKARLARDISQEELAELAELHRTYVGSVERGERNISIDNMERLATALQLDVIELLQGI, encoded by the coding sequence ATGAACCTGCGCAAGGCACGCCTAGCCAGAGATATATCGCAGGAAGAACTTGCAGAACTAGCGGAATTGCATCGGACTTATGTAGGATCAGTGGAGAGGGGGGAAAGAAATATAAGTATCGACAACATGGAGCGCCTTGCCACGGCGCTCCAGTTAGATGTTATCGAATTGTTGCAAGGCATTTAG
- a CDS encoding helix-turn-helix transcriptional regulator → MSELEQKLSRGDLYRLLDFIEFCRCADNQDKVVPALAQLDDIIPFQAGIVGLLKVSGSSLKQTVRTFSLGHSPEFLDNYSRQAFAQYDPLVARGLSESDPFSWEEAISSHTRPVNAVQVKKLLELSADYGLKRGLAYASRPMPRSNEVSYICLETGREPFSSAHSEALRFALPHLHELLRRVCQKAHEEIAPVLSVRELEVLQWLKEGKTAWEVGAILSISERTVKFHITNCYTKLNVTNRSQAIARAMCLNLI, encoded by the coding sequence TTGAGTGAACTGGAACAGAAATTGTCGCGTGGAGATTTGTACAGGCTCCTGGATTTCATCGAGTTTTGCCGGTGCGCGGACAATCAGGACAAAGTTGTGCCTGCACTCGCACAACTTGACGACATCATTCCGTTTCAAGCTGGTATCGTAGGACTTCTGAAAGTTTCCGGTAGTTCGCTTAAGCAAACGGTGCGAACCTTTTCACTCGGACACTCACCCGAATTTCTGGATAATTATTCCAGGCAGGCTTTTGCGCAATACGATCCACTAGTCGCCCGCGGTTTGAGTGAATCCGATCCTTTTTCATGGGAAGAGGCTATATCTTCGCACACCCGACCAGTCAACGCAGTCCAGGTGAAAAAGCTTCTGGAATTGTCCGCTGACTATGGCCTCAAGCGCGGGCTCGCATATGCATCACGCCCCATGCCGCGAAGCAACGAAGTAAGCTATATTTGCCTTGAGACGGGACGCGAACCTTTTTCGAGTGCCCATTCTGAAGCACTTCGTTTTGCACTACCCCACCTGCATGAACTTTTGCGACGGGTATGTCAGAAGGCGCATGAGGAAATTGCGCCAGTACTCAGTGTCCGCGAACTGGAAGTGTTGCAATGGTTGAAAGAGGGTAAGACAGCGTGGGAAGTCGGTGCAATACTGTCTATTTCAGAGCGTACTGTGAAGTTCCACATCACCAACTGTTACACCAAGCTGAATGTCACAAATCGATCTCAAGCGATTGCACGGGCGATGTGCCTAAACTTGATCTGA
- a CDS encoding peroxiredoxin family protein, which yields MLQNHLKAVFVGMYMTGNVALFLMAVYKLISEGNSLAWIGAAVASGAVSCLIGLYYGGWLPRTTRHIPLLLVATTLGTALAGIGLMNDGEVQTANLPFLAALVLSLVGTLAYLYWYSILGRPATKALHVGEMLPVLDLADETGQAVRIDSLFGNPLLLVFYRGNWCPLCMAQVRELANQCQEFQQRGVTVALISPQPQNKSAKLAMNLGVSFKFLVDKEGKAARKLGISHIAGLPLGLQVFGYNTDTVFPTVIVTDTKGKIVFVDQTENYRVRPGLEVLLGALQN from the coding sequence ATGCTACAAAACCATCTCAAAGCTGTATTTGTAGGAATGTACATGACCGGGAATGTAGCCCTGTTCCTGATGGCAGTGTACAAGCTCATTTCAGAAGGCAATTCGCTGGCTTGGATCGGTGCTGCCGTAGCTAGCGGGGCAGTTTCATGCCTGATTGGCCTTTACTATGGGGGATGGTTGCCTCGTACAACGCGGCATATTCCTTTGCTGCTAGTGGCAACCACGCTCGGCACAGCACTTGCGGGCATCGGATTGATGAATGACGGGGAAGTTCAAACGGCTAACCTTCCATTCCTTGCTGCGCTTGTCTTGAGCCTAGTCGGCACACTCGCCTATTTGTACTGGTACTCGATTTTAGGACGACCTGCTACTAAAGCATTGCACGTAGGCGAGATGCTTCCAGTGCTTGATCTAGCCGATGAAACCGGCCAAGCGGTTCGCATTGATAGTCTGTTTGGAAACCCCTTACTGCTGGTTTTTTACCGTGGCAACTGGTGTCCGCTTTGTATGGCGCAAGTGCGGGAACTAGCCAACCAGTGTCAGGAATTTCAGCAGCGCGGGGTCACGGTGGCTTTGATCAGTCCTCAACCACAAAACAAAAGCGCCAAATTAGCCATGAACTTAGGCGTCTCATTCAAGTTTCTAGTTGATAAAGAAGGGAAAGCTGCTAGAAAACTTGGAATTAGCCACATCGCGGGACTTCCGCTTGGTCTTCAAGTTTTTGGCTACAACACTGACACTGTTTTCCCAACTGTTATCGTGACCGACACAAAAGGCAAGATTGTATTCGTTGACCAAACAGAAAATTACAGGGTGAGGCCAGGGCTCGAAGTTTTGTTAGGTGCTCTGCAAAATTGA